One genomic window of Buchnera aphidicola (Greenidea ficicola) includes the following:
- the ribF gene encoding bifunctional riboflavin kinase/FAD synthetase produces the protein MQIIRGLHNIKKKHFGSFLTIGNFDGVHLGHKNLINKIIKKKKKKKKPIIIMLFEPQPLEFLSPNIAPIRINKFCEKIKYLSKFKIDAILCIKFNKKFSTIKPKKFIKKILVKKLKINFLFVGNDFKFGYKKKGNIKHLKKANKKKLFNLYINKPFKKNNKRISSTLIRKNIKKNKFKLVKSMLGRNYSIHRNIIHELNIVKKTRFPKANILLYKNKSLLNGVYITKIKGIKKKNIFSIINIEKKSTFKGNIKHIKAHILNINIKTYKKKIEIIILKKIRNEIKFNSKKKLKKQIKKDIMIACSYFKINHLNKNNIKREKYE, from the coding sequence ATGCAAATAATACGTGGTTTACATAATATAAAAAAAAAACATTTTGGTTCTTTTTTAACTATTGGTAATTTTGATGGCGTTCATTTAGGTCATAAAAATTTAATAAATAAAATTATAAAAAAAAAAAAAAAAAAAAAAAAACCTATTATAATTATGTTATTTGAACCACAACCATTAGAATTTTTATCTCCAAATATTGCTCCAATACGTATAAATAAATTTTGTGAAAAAATAAAATATTTATCAAAATTTAAAATAGATGCTATTTTATGTATAAAATTTAACAAAAAATTTTCTACTATAAAACCAAAAAAATTTATAAAAAAAATATTAGTTAAAAAATTAAAAATAAATTTTTTATTTGTAGGAAATGATTTTAAATTTGGTTATAAAAAAAAAGGAAATATTAAACATCTTAAAAAAGCAAATAAAAAAAAATTATTTAATCTTTATATAAATAAACCATTTAAAAAAAATAATAAAAGAATAAGTAGTACTTTAATAAGAAAAAATATTAAAAAAAATAAATTTAAATTAGTAAAATCAATGCTTGGAAGAAATTATAGTATTCATAGAAACATAATTCATGAATTAAATATTGTAAAAAAAACAAGATTTCCAAAAGCTAATATCTTATTATATAAAAATAAATCATTATTAAATGGAGTTTATATAACAAAAATAAAAGGAATAAAAAAAAAAAATATTTTTTCAATTATAAATATCGAAAAAAAATCTACTTTTAAAGGAAATATAAAACATATTAAAGCACATATATTAAACATAAACATTAAAACATATAAAAAAAAAATAGAAATAATAATATTAAAAAAAATAAGAAATGAAATAAAATTTAATTCAAAAAAAAAATTAAAAAAACAAATTAAAAAAGATATTATGATTGCTTGTTCATACTTTAAAATTAACCATTTAAATAAAAATAATATTAAAAGAGAAAAATATGAATAA
- the rpsT gene encoding 30S ribosomal protein S20 produces MANIKSSIKDSKNSKKRRFFNASNRSMIRTYIKKVNKAINLKNKSLAQCEYKKMQIILDKFSNKGLIHKNKAARHKSIMFKKINKINII; encoded by the coding sequence TTGGCTAATATAAAGTCATCTATTAAAGATTCAAAAAATTCAAAAAAACGTAGATTTTTTAATGCAAGTAATCGTTCTATGATACGTACTTATATTAAAAAAGTAAATAAAGCAATTAATTTAAAAAATAAATCTCTTGCACAATGTGAATATAAAAAAATGCAAATAATTTTGGATAAATTTTCTAATAAAGGTTTAATACATAAAAATAAAGCTGCTAGACATAAATCAATTATGTTTAAAAAAATTAACAAAATAAATATAATATAA
- the dnaJ gene encoding molecular chaperone DnaJ — translation MNQRDYYQILGLNKNANDLEIKKAYKRLAIKFHPDRNQGNKESENKFKEVKKAYEILSDKKKRSAYDQYGHEAFEQGYNGNEEYGFHSTFSNTTDFGDIFGDIFGDVFGNNKKNQKTRGADLCYKMQLTLEEAIKGITKKIKIPKLEKCNICYGSGENKGSKLKKCLTCNGSGKINLRKGFFTIQQTCNICKGQGAKINNPCYSCNGKGKIRKTKTLSIKIPSGIDTGDKIRLNNEGEIGKNNGQPGDLYVQIKIKKHDIFTRKSNNLYCKIPINFTIASLGGNIQVPTLEGYINIKIPSETQSGKLLRIRGKGIRSIQNNNKGDLICKIIIETPINLNKKQKKILLKLEKSLKKSKGYNNPISKNFLNGVKKFFNKLKK, via the coding sequence ATGAATCAAAGAGATTATTACCAAATTTTAGGTCTAAATAAAAATGCAAATGACCTAGAAATTAAAAAAGCTTATAAAAGATTAGCGATAAAATTTCACCCTGACAGAAATCAAGGAAACAAAGAATCTGAAAATAAATTTAAAGAAGTTAAAAAAGCTTATGAAATATTATCCGATAAAAAAAAAAGATCTGCTTACGATCAATATGGGCATGAAGCTTTTGAACAAGGGTATAATGGAAATGAAGAATATGGTTTTCACAGTACATTTTCTAATACAACAGATTTTGGTGATATATTTGGAGATATATTTGGAGATGTTTTCGGAAATAACAAAAAAAATCAAAAAACTAGAGGAGCAGATCTATGTTACAAAATGCAATTAACTTTAGAAGAAGCAATAAAAGGAATAACAAAAAAAATAAAAATACCTAAACTAGAAAAATGTAATATATGTTATGGTAGTGGAGAAAATAAAGGAAGCAAATTAAAAAAATGTTTAACATGTAACGGAAGTGGAAAAATAAATTTAAGAAAAGGTTTTTTTACAATTCAACAAACTTGTAATATCTGCAAAGGACAAGGAGCAAAAATAAATAATCCATGTTATTCCTGTAACGGAAAAGGAAAAATAAGAAAAACAAAAACATTATCTATAAAAATACCTTCAGGAATAGATACTGGAGATAAAATAAGATTAAACAATGAAGGAGAAATAGGAAAAAACAACGGTCAACCAGGTGATTTATATGTACAAATAAAAATTAAAAAACATGATATTTTTACAAGAAAATCAAATAACTTATATTGTAAAATACCTATCAATTTTACTATAGCCTCTTTGGGAGGAAATATTCAAGTTCCAACATTAGAAGGATATATTAATATAAAAATACCTTCTGAAACACAATCTGGAAAATTATTAAGAATAAGAGGAAAAGGAATAAGATCTATACAAAATAATAATAAAGGAGATTTAATATGTAAAATTATTATAGAAACTCCAATTAATTTAAATAAAAAACAAAAAAAAATATTATTAAAATTAGAAAAAAGTTTAAAAAAATCTAAAGGTTATAATAATCCTATTTCTAAAAATTTTTTAAATGGAGTAAAAAAATTTTTTAATAAATTAAAAAAATAA